In a genomic window of Trichoderma atroviride chromosome 4, complete sequence:
- a CDS encoding uncharacterized protein (CAZy:GH47~TransMembrane:1 (i109-128o)~BUSCO:EOG092D24ND) gives MIRDPFGIHNKNVFKATAFRAAQNIKDAAAQAGANALEMSFSIPKNVPNFADSGRALEDRAWAALSRRGGGVLNGGMFEKSDSLPMYKDKPYAYAPSMRLRPWWQRKKVLGIITAAVVFFLYLTGFFSGHPRARTSESALSWLGLAQEKDQVDWDERRKHVVDAFEVSWDAYERYGWGKDEFHPVSKTSKNMAPKGLGWIIIDALDTMMLMNQTSRLRHAREWLSTSLTWDQDQDVNTFETTIRMLGGLLSAHYLSNEFPDLAPLTEDDEGADGEDLYLEKARDLADRLLSAFESESGIPYASVNLGEYKGLPSHSDGGASSTAEATTLQLEFKYLAKLTGEKNFWDKVEKVMEVIDDNQPEDGLVPIYVYATTGEFRGGNIRLGSRGDSYYEYLIKQYLQTNKKEPVYQEMWNEALEGVRKHLVTYTEPSGFTIIAERPDGLEYPLSPKMDHLVCFMPGTIALAVTDGLTEAEARKLPTWSKKKDDDMQLARELMQTCWGMYKYMKTGLAAEITYFNTYNPPPAASAPHQAPAEFDPDPNAEWRKDFIVHSNDVHNLQRPETVESLFYMWRITGDVKYREWGWEMFKSFANYTAVEDRGGFTSLLDANTIPPTVKDNMESFWLAETLKYMYLLFSPNDLLPLDKIVLNTEAHPFPPV, from the exons ATGATCCGCGACCCGTTCGGCATACACAACAAAAACGTATTCAAGGCTACAGCTTTCCGAGCGGCGCAGAACATCAAGGACGCAGCGGCCCAGGCGGGCGCAAATGCACTAGAAATGTCCTTTTCCATCCCGAAAAACGTGCCCAACTTTGCCGACTCCGGCCGAGCGCTCGAGGACCGCGCCTGGGCGGCTCTGTCGCGGAGAGGCGGAGGAGTGCTGAATGGCGGCATGTTTGAGAAGTCGGACTCGTTGCCCATGTATAAGGATAAGCCCTACGCCTATGCGCCGTCCATGCGACTGCGGCCGTGGTGGCAGCGCAAGAAGGTGCTGGGGATCATCACGGCAGCTGTagttttcttcttatacCTCacgggcttcttctctggtcATCCTAGAGCAAGGACCTCAGAATCAGCATTATCGTGGCTAGGCTTGGCACAAGAGAAGGATCAAGTTGATTGGGACGAACGGCGGAAGCATGTGGTCGACGCGTTCGAGGTGAGCTGGGATGCTTACGAACGCTATGGATGGG GCAAGGATGAATTCCACCCCGTTTCAAAGACGAGCAAGAACATGGCTCCCAAAGGACTTGGATGGATCATCATCGATGCTTTGGACACCATGATGCTAATGAATCAGACCTCGCGCCTGCGACATGCGCGAGAGTGGCTTTCTACGTCGCTGACCTGGGATCAAGACCAAGATGTCAACACTTTTGAAACTACCATTCGAATGCTGGGTGGACTTCTCTCTGCCCACTATCTTTCCAACGAGTTTCCTGACCTCGCACCACTgaccgaagacgacgagggaGCAGATGGGGAGGATCTTTATCTGGAAAAGGCTAGAGATTTAGCTGACAGGTTACTTTCTGCATTTGAATCCGAGTCGGGCATTCCATATGCTAGTGTCAATCTGGGAGAATACAAGGGCCTCCCATCACATTCTGATGGCGGAGCATCTTCTACGGCTGAGGCCACCACTCTCCAGCTTGAGTTTAAGTATTTGGCAAAGCTTACGGGTGAGAAGAACTTCTGGGACAAAGTCGAAAAAGTCATGGAGGTTATCGATGATAACCAGCCGGAAGATGGCCTTGTCCCCATTTACGTCTATGCTACGACGGGCGAGTTTCGAGGCGGCAATATTCGATTGGGAAGCAGGGGTGACTCCTATTATGAGTACCTCATCAAACAATATctgcaaacaaacaagaagGAGCCCGTTTACCAAGAGATGTGGAATGAGGCCCTCGAAGGCGTACGAAAGCATTTGGTCACTTACACCGAGCCTTCTGGATTCACCATTATCGCTGAGCGCCCCGATGGCTTGGAATATCCGTTGTCTCCGAAAATGGATCATCTGGTCTGTTTCATGCCAGGCACAATCGCCTTGGCGGTCACCGATGGCCTCACCGAAGCCGAAGCTCGCAAATTGCCTACCTggtccaagaagaaggacgacgACATGCAGCTCGCCAGAGAGCTCATGCAAACCTGTTGGGGCATGTACAAATACATGAAGACGGGCCTAGCAGCCGAAATCACATACTTCAATACTTACAACCCACCGCCGGCTGCATCAGCACCTCATCAAGCCCCGGCCGAGTTTGACCCTGACCCGAATGCCGAGTGGCGAAAGGACTTTATTGTTCACTCCAACGACGTGCACAACCTGCAGCGTCCGGAGACGGTGGAGAGTTTGTTTTACATGTGGAGGATAACGGGCGATGTCAAGTACCGTGAATGGGGCTGGGAGATGTTCAAGTCCTTTGCCAATTATACTGCGGTGGAAGACAGAGGGGGCTTTACGAGTCTGCTTGATGCCAACACTATTCCGCCAACGGTCAAGGATAATATGGAAAGCTTTTGGTTG GCCGAGACActaaagtacatgtatctccTCTTCTCACCAAATGACCTGCTCCCGCTGGACAAGATCGTACTGAATACAGAGGCCCATCCCTTCCCCCCGGTTTGA